Proteins encoded by one window of Xiphias gladius isolate SHS-SW01 ecotype Sanya breed wild chromosome 15, ASM1685928v1, whole genome shotgun sequence:
- the c15h22orf23 gene encoding UPF0193 protein EVG1 isoform X2 — MMQESRLTTLQRKQINKCLMNGAALPSVPDPTSSVSPPQPKASKSVQKHLPSKPQRRSAESCRSGNSYVREKFRPTPTRDLEKEKRRLQNILATGREEPTAASPQNVSTSWSREVMEERDHYQEVLDEIEERRQFLADMASLGQEKQYVNIINTEISQKIRELEVLDKAHSPKTSKRKEESAVETTENVDS, encoded by the exons ATGATGCAGGAATCAAGGCTCACCACCCTCCAGAGAAAACAGATCAATAAATGTCTGATGA ATGGAGCAGCTTTGCCATCGGTCCCTGACCCCACATCATCGGTGTCTCCCCCTCAGCCTAAGGCCAGTAAATCTGTCCAAAAACACCTGCCAAGCAAGCCTCAGAGACGCAGCGCCGAATCTTGTCGTTCTGGGAACAGCTATGTCAGAGAAAAGTTCCGTCCCACTCCTACGA GAGActtagagaaagagaagaggaggctTCAGAATATATTGGCAACAGGACGAGAAGAGCCCACAGCTGCATCTCCCCAAAATGTTTCTACAAGTTGGAGCCGAGAAGTGATGGAAGAGAGAGACCACTATCAGGAAG TTCTGGATGAGATAGAGGAAAGAAGACAGTTTCTGGCTGACATGGCCTCTCTAGGCCAGGAGAAACAGTACGTCAACATCATcaacactgaaatatcccaG AAAATCAGAGAACTGGAGGTACTGGACAAGGCCCACAGTCCCAAGACATccaagaggaaggaggagagtgCAGTAGAGACGACAGAAAACGTGGACTCGTAG
- the c15h22orf23 gene encoding UPF0193 protein EVG1 isoform X1, translating into MEASSHPPKAGRGLWNDPRATAYSKETQDMLRLMMQESRLTTLQRKQINKCLMNGAALPSVPDPTSSVSPPQPKASKSVQKHLPSKPQRRSAESCRSGNSYVREKFRPTPTRDLEKEKRRLQNILATGREEPTAASPQNVSTSWSREVMEERDHYQEVLDEIEERRQFLADMASLGQEKQYVNIINTEISQKIRELEVLDKAHSPKTSKRKEESAVETTENVDS; encoded by the exons ATGGAGGCCTCCTCACATCCTCCAAAAGCTGGCAGGGGGCTGTGGAACGACCCCAGGGCCACCGCGTACAGCAAGGAGACCCAGGATATGCTGAGAT TAATGATGCAGGAATCAAGGCTCACCACCCTCCAGAGAAAACAGATCAATAAATGTCTGATGA ATGGAGCAGCTTTGCCATCGGTCCCTGACCCCACATCATCGGTGTCTCCCCCTCAGCCTAAGGCCAGTAAATCTGTCCAAAAACACCTGCCAAGCAAGCCTCAGAGACGCAGCGCCGAATCTTGTCGTTCTGGGAACAGCTATGTCAGAGAAAAGTTCCGTCCCACTCCTACGA GAGActtagagaaagagaagaggaggctTCAGAATATATTGGCAACAGGACGAGAAGAGCCCACAGCTGCATCTCCCCAAAATGTTTCTACAAGTTGGAGCCGAGAAGTGATGGAAGAGAGAGACCACTATCAGGAAG TTCTGGATGAGATAGAGGAAAGAAGACAGTTTCTGGCTGACATGGCCTCTCTAGGCCAGGAGAAACAGTACGTCAACATCATcaacactgaaatatcccaG AAAATCAGAGAACTGGAGGTACTGGACAAGGCCCACAGTCCCAAGACATccaagaggaaggaggagagtgCAGTAGAGACGACAGAAAACGTGGACTCGTAG